One window from the genome of Anopheles merus strain MAF chromosome 3R, AmerM5.1, whole genome shotgun sequence encodes:
- the LOC121595667 gene encoding glycoprotein-N-acetylgalactosamine 3-beta-galactosyltransferase 1-like isoform X2: MKIPDLGPRNGSHPRTFITLLFGTVLGFMFATFISSTTLRQPWMPESYRQREPPSIVSDPHTGNELRGASGPEQDVGQHAAHEEAHAHENASIAQQLHREVRVLCWVMTNPSNHKSKALHVKRTWAGRCNKILFMSSIEDPLIDSVALPVSEGRNNLWAKTKEAFKYIYQNHLDDADWFMKADDDTYVVVENLRYMLYSYSPSHPIYFGCRFKPFVKQGYMSGGAGYVLSKEAVKRFVEDAIPSPLCRQDSDGAEDVELGKCMEAVKVLAGDSRDSVGRGRFFPFVPEHHLIPNHVDKDFWYLKYTYYKPDEGLECCSDNAISFHYVSPNQMYVLDYLIYHLRPYGIVAHSQPLPKKLSLGDIVRVDDLGKTTPKPSAQQHRRYKVSSSRGKAGKEMQEEVTFSDMKAKEPNT; this comes from the exons ATGAAAATTCCTGACTTGG GTCCACGAAATGGCAGTCATCCTCGAACATTCATTACGTTACTGTTTGGCACTGTACTGGGCTTTATGTTTGCCACCTTTATCTCATCTACAACTTTACGCCAACCATGGATGCCCGAGAGTTATCGTCAGCGCGAGCCACCTTCGATCGTAAGTGACCCGCACACCGGGAACGAATTGCGTGGAGCCTCCGGCCCTGAGCAGGATGTTGGACAGCATGCAGCCCACGAAGAAGCGCACGCGCACGAAAATGCATCCATTGCGCAACAGTTGCATCGGGAAGTGCGCGTCCTCTGTTGGGTGATGACCAATCCGAGCAATCACAAATCGAAAGCGTTACACGTCAAGCGCACGTGGGCTGGTCGGTGTAACAAAATACTTTTCATGAGTTCCATAGAAG ATCCCCTCATAGACTCCGTCGCGTTGCCTGTGAGCGAAGGTCGAAATAATCTGTGGGCGAAAACGAAAGAAGCTTTCAAGTATATTTATCAGAACCATCTGGACGACGCTGATTGGTTCATGAAGGCAGACGATGACAC GTACGTGGTCGTGGAAAATTTGCGTTACATGCTTTATTCGTACTCGCCGTCCCACCCGATCTATTTTGGGTGCCGCTTTAAGCCGTTCGTAAAGCAAGGTTACATGTCCGGTGGAGCGGGATATGTGCTAAGCAAGGAGGCGGTGAAACGCTTTGTCGAAGATGCCATTCCCAGCCCATTGTGTCGGCAAGATAGTGACGGTGCGGAGGACGTGGAGTTGGGAAAATGCATGGAAGCAGTGAAAGTGTTGGCCGGTGATTCAAGGGATTCGGTCGGACGGGGAAGATTTTTCCCATTTGTACCTGAGCACCATCTTATCCCGAATCACGTGGACAAAGACTTTTGGTATTTAAAATACACATACTACAAGCCGGATGAG GGTCTCGAATGCTGTTCGGATAATGCCATCTCTTTCCACTACGTGTCACCGAATCAAATGTACGTGCTAGACTATTTGATCTATCATCTGCGACCGTACGGCATCGTTGCACACTCGCAGCCTTTACCAAAGAAGCTCAGTTTAGGTGATATTGTAAGAGTGGACGATCTGGGGAAAACCACCCCTAAACCGTCAGCCCAGCAACATCGACGGTACAAAGTCAGCAGTAGCCGTGGCAAAGCCGGAAAAGAAATGCAGGAGGAAGTTACATTTAGTGATATGAAAGCTAAAGAACCAAATACCTAG
- the LOC121595667 gene encoding glycoprotein-N-acetylgalactosamine 3-beta-galactosyltransferase 1-like isoform X1: MQMNVPLLGPRNGSHPRTFITLLFGTVLGFMFATFISSTTLRQPWMPESYRQREPPSIVSDPHTGNELRGASGPEQDVGQHAAHEEAHAHENASIAQQLHREVRVLCWVMTNPSNHKSKALHVKRTWAGRCNKILFMSSIEDPLIDSVALPVSEGRNNLWAKTKEAFKYIYQNHLDDADWFMKADDDTYVVVENLRYMLYSYSPSHPIYFGCRFKPFVKQGYMSGGAGYVLSKEAVKRFVEDAIPSPLCRQDSDGAEDVELGKCMEAVKVLAGDSRDSVGRGRFFPFVPEHHLIPNHVDKDFWYLKYTYYKPDEGLECCSDNAISFHYVSPNQMYVLDYLIYHLRPYGIVAHSQPLPKKLSLGDIVRVDDLGKTTPKPSAQQHRRYKVSSSRGKAGKEMQEEVTFSDMKAKEPNT, from the exons ATGCAGATGAACGTGCCGCTCTTGG GTCCACGAAATGGCAGTCATCCTCGAACATTCATTACGTTACTGTTTGGCACTGTACTGGGCTTTATGTTTGCCACCTTTATCTCATCTACAACTTTACGCCAACCATGGATGCCCGAGAGTTATCGTCAGCGCGAGCCACCTTCGATCGTAAGTGACCCGCACACCGGGAACGAATTGCGTGGAGCCTCCGGCCCTGAGCAGGATGTTGGACAGCATGCAGCCCACGAAGAAGCGCACGCGCACGAAAATGCATCCATTGCGCAACAGTTGCATCGGGAAGTGCGCGTCCTCTGTTGGGTGATGACCAATCCGAGCAATCACAAATCGAAAGCGTTACACGTCAAGCGCACGTGGGCTGGTCGGTGTAACAAAATACTTTTCATGAGTTCCATAGAAG ATCCCCTCATAGACTCCGTCGCGTTGCCTGTGAGCGAAGGTCGAAATAATCTGTGGGCGAAAACGAAAGAAGCTTTCAAGTATATTTATCAGAACCATCTGGACGACGCTGATTGGTTCATGAAGGCAGACGATGACAC GTACGTGGTCGTGGAAAATTTGCGTTACATGCTTTATTCGTACTCGCCGTCCCACCCGATCTATTTTGGGTGCCGCTTTAAGCCGTTCGTAAAGCAAGGTTACATGTCCGGTGGAGCGGGATATGTGCTAAGCAAGGAGGCGGTGAAACGCTTTGTCGAAGATGCCATTCCCAGCCCATTGTGTCGGCAAGATAGTGACGGTGCGGAGGACGTGGAGTTGGGAAAATGCATGGAAGCAGTGAAAGTGTTGGCCGGTGATTCAAGGGATTCGGTCGGACGGGGAAGATTTTTCCCATTTGTACCTGAGCACCATCTTATCCCGAATCACGTGGACAAAGACTTTTGGTATTTAAAATACACATACTACAAGCCGGATGAG GGTCTCGAATGCTGTTCGGATAATGCCATCTCTTTCCACTACGTGTCACCGAATCAAATGTACGTGCTAGACTATTTGATCTATCATCTGCGACCGTACGGCATCGTTGCACACTCGCAGCCTTTACCAAAGAAGCTCAGTTTAGGTGATATTGTAAGAGTGGACGATCTGGGGAAAACCACCCCTAAACCGTCAGCCCAGCAACATCGACGGTACAAAGTCAGCAGTAGCCGTGGCAAAGCCGGAAAAGAAATGCAGGAGGAAGTTACATTTAGTGATATGAAAGCTAAAGAACCAAATACCTAG
- the LOC121597145 gene encoding SWI/SNF-related matrix-associated actin-dependent regulator of chromatin subfamily A containing DEAD/H box 1 homolog — MSLRGFRKPAQNGNTDGNEAGDGKLSLIPGRKRIQMMGDSDSESDASTTPIKPVPIPVVGAVKENGATKSPAALTIKEKELRLQMVRQACMEVDAMLLQSSLVSNEWDVGKAIEELKKTAVKRKIIVSPSPVKPATAETATNGKEKNQQQAKKRRVQEPNRSDDESDVDSDRPAEQVFDSDEDSDGHGGSYSHGKLSNERKNVLEFLNTAGLNEMICVKTLSMKKIELLLEQRPFKDWSNLVDKLKSHRSLQTDILNYTQEYLTRRKNIAAMMSKCKKITKKLEEAIASGSGTLVEQPGNIADGFKLAEYQLVGLNWLTIMYRHKMNAILADEMGLGKTIQIIAFLAWLKENNHQERPNLVVVPSSTMDNWEQELIKWCPELVILKYYGSQAERRMIRVDWAKNGINEVDVVLTTYHMMGASGEEKKMWRVTQFDYVVFDEAHMLKNVHSQRYQNLIRINAKYRILLTGTPLQNNLLELMSLLCFVMPKLIGSKVEDIKTLFQGKVKTNKGEGEEELSSFEKNQIDRAKLIMKPFVLRRLKKDVLAFLPPKKEVVLKTSMIDSQQEKYNEIVNEYQNATGKVKDYTEISGMSIMMDLRKLANHPLLLRYYYSDDDVRNIARKLATDPDYKGTKEDDIFYDIAYLSDFKLYEMRDKYTTLYDLQLPEKLITSSGKFRQLDELLPKMKEEGHRVLIFSQFTMMLDIMERYLKIRKHGFLRLDGSTAVTERQELIDQYTQDPDLFIFLLSTKAGGLGINLTAADTVIIHDIDFNPYNDKQAEDRAHRMGQKKPVTIYKLISEGTIEEGMLMIAQQKLQLEKDVTEQDGKNPMDDHKCMVGLLTMALGLDEKKAETILKNESPMKKPMQEEF, encoded by the exons ATGTCGCTGCGCGGATTCAGAAAGCCTGCACAGAATGGGAATACCGATGGGAATGAAGCTGGAG ATGGAAAGCTTTCCCTGATCCCGGGAAGAAAGCGCATTCAGATGATGGGAGATAGTGATAGCGAGAGTGATGCATCAACTACCCCGATTAAACCAGTACCGATCCCGGTTGTTGGTGCTGTAAAAGAGAATGGTGCTACCAAGTCACCAGCAGCACTTACAATTAAGGAAAAGGAGCTGCGACTTCAGATGGTAAGGCAGGCCTGCATGGAGGTCGATGCAATGCTGCTACAATCCTCGTTGGTATCCAATGAGTGGGATGTTGGCAAAGCAATAGAAGAACTGAAAAAAACTGCCGTCAAACGAAAAATCATCGTCAGCCCATCGCCCGTAAAGCCGGCGACCGCCGAAACGGCGACtaatgggaaggaaaaaaatcagCAACAAGCGAAGAAGAGACGTGTGCAGGAACCGAACAGGAGCGATGACGAAAGCGACGTAGACTCGGACCGTCCTGCCGAacaggtgttcgacagcgatgaGGACAGTGATGGTCACGGCGGAAGCTACAGCCATGGGAAGCTGTCAAATGAGCGCAAAAATGTACTCGAATTCCTTAACACTGCCGGGCTGAACGAgatgatttgtgtgaaaacaTTGTCAATGAAAAAGATCGAACTGTTGCTAGAACAGCGCCCTTTCAAGGATTGGTCGAATCTGGTGGACAAGCTGAAATCTCACCGATCGCTTCAAACGGATATATTGAACTATACGCAGGAGTATTTGACGCGACGTAAAAACATAGCGGCAATGATGagcaaatgtaaaaaaatcaccaaaaaGCTTGAAGAGGCAATAGCGTCCGGCAGCGGCACGTTGGTGGAGCAGCCGGGAAACATTGCGGATGGATTCAAGTTAGCCGAGTATCAGCTGGTTGGCTTGAACTGGCTCACGATCATGTACCGGCACAAAATGAACGCCATCCTGGCAGACGAGATGGGTCTCGGAAAGACGATCCAGATCATTGCGTTCCTCGCCTGGTTGAAGGAAAACAATCACCAGGAACGACCGAACCTGGTAGTGGTACCATCTTCCACGATGGACAACTGGGAGCAGGAGCTGATCAAGTGGTGCCCAGAGCTAGTGATACTGAAGTACTATGGAAGCCAAGCTGAGCGACGCATGATACGAGTGGATTGGGCCAAGAATGGTATCAACGAGGTAGACGTCGTGCTAACCACGTATCACATGATGGGTGCCTCTGGcgaggagaaaaaaatgtggCGCGTAACGCAGTTCGACTATGTGGTGTTCGACGAAGCTCACATGCTGAAGAACGTTCACTCCCAGCGATACCAGAACCTGATACGTATCAATGCAAAGTATCGCATTTTGTTGACGGGCACCCCGCTGCAGAACAACTTGCTCGAGCTGATGTCGCTGCTATGTTTCGTGATGCCCAAGCTAATTGGCAGCAAGGTGGAGGATATCAAAACACTATTCCAGGGCAAAGTG aaaacaaacaaaggagAAGGGGAGGAGGAACTGTCCTCGTTTgagaaaaatcaaattgaTCGGGCAAAGTTAATTATGAAACCGTTTGTTCTTCGCCGTCTCAAAAAGGATGTGCTCGCGTTCTTGCCTCCCAAAAAGGAAGTTGTT CTGAAAACCTCGATGATCGAttcacagcaagaaaaatataatgaaaTCGTCAACGAATACCAGAATGCAACAGGAAAAGTTAAGGATTATACCGAAATAAGCGGAATGTCCATCATGATGGATTTAAGGAAACTTGCCAACCATCCTCTGCTGTTGAG ATACTACTATTCTGACGACGATGTACGCAATATTGCAAGAAAATTGGCAACTGATCCAGATTATAAAGGCACCAAAGAGGATGATATTTTCTATGACATTGCGTACCTGTCCGACTTTAAGCTGTACGAAATGAGAGATAAATATACG ACATTGTACGATTTGCAGCTGCCAGAAAAGTTGATCACTTCTTCGGGTAAATTCCGACAGTTGGATGAGTTGCTGCCGAAGATGAAGGAAGAAGGGCATCGCGTACTGATCTTTAGCCAGTTTACCATGATGCTGGATATTATGGAACGATACCTAAAAATTCGTAAACATGGTTTCCTGAGGCTGGACGGTTCGACCGCCGTAACTGAGCGGCAGGAGCTGATCGATCAGTACACGCAAGATCCAGATCTGTTCATATTTCTGCTGTCCACCAAGGCGGGCGGATTGGGCATTAATTTGACCGCAGCGGACACCGTAATCATACATGACATTGACTTCAATCCGTACAACGACAAGCAGGCAGAGGATCGGGCCCATCGAATGGGTCAAAAGAAACCCGTTACGATTTATAAGCTGATATCGGAAGGAACGATCGAGGAAGGCATGCTAATGATTGCACAGCAAAAGCTGCAGTTGGAGAAGGATGTCACGGAGCAGGACG GCAAAAACCCAATGGATGATCACAAATGCATGGTTGGCTTGTTGACGATGGCGCTCGGTTTGGACGAAAAGAAGGCCGAAACAATACTGAAGAACGAGTCTCCCATGAAGAAGCCGATGCAGGAAGAGTTTTAA
- the LOC121596418 gene encoding proteoglycan 4-like, with the protein MKLCLLIATAVVIATSYALPVPKEEVFTVYPVNSAMSQEPSNLPAEAKPEQQSTPADGALAKDLSNEKKVEVTEKVDDTPVESKPEEVKTVSEKVSELTSVMEEATKPSDPVPEAKSAPLTESSDAKVEEAAATVAPKEDDASTTVASNEELRLVVSESVVATEPKVAVPETVAEVPKSVEELPARSVGNETAAKAEEQEPAGKSVESVKVEETKEEKSEPKAVAIESEVKTVVEEMSEKLTEELKAEVAAEPSLVRSVTEEKVMADQVAVKSDVEPTTEKQTVVEKAQESVAAAPEVVPASAADEPVPQTEGVDEVRPTKVRAAPIVEGLKVSQPVEAEPATVAKIHVTVIQEEVMLDGKNAPQKEAVSADEPAVTEVEEKSTEAATTTTVAAEQEVKSETKALETVPETKDAVSNDKLSEVKSVDGVVESKAEAPKPAAVSKEAESKSTPEAVVIVMPSVKSEDATTVVAVAENTDKPAETAEDKAVPEVRSAGASDELPEPATTAKAEEQQAKAAEGSSQPGASESSDTVQEDAQDQSDSVSTTVSIVTEQDTTTVSPVTTTEPESVPTPAKQKAKKQVPPNLKGYSKRLKLQEAQRKQSTDSE; encoded by the exons ATGAAGCTTTGCCTGCTGATCGCCACAGCCGTGGTCATTGCCACGAGCTATGCCCTTCCCGTGCCCAAGGAAGAAGTTTTTACCGTGTATCCTGTGAACAGTGCGATGTCCCAGGAACCCTCCAACCTGCCTGCCGAGGCAAAGCCCGAGCAACAAAGTACACCCGCGGATGGTGCGTTGGCCAAAGATCTCAGCAATGAAAAGAAGGTTGAAGTAACAGAAAAGGTCGATGATACACCAGTAGAGAGTAAGCCGGAAGAAGTGAAAACTGTATCGGAGAAGGTGAGCGAACTGACCTCTGTAATGGAAGAAGCTACTAAGCCGTCTGATCCGGTGCCAGAAGCAAAATCTGCTCCATTGACAGAATCCTCCGATGCAAAGGTTGAAGAAGCTGCTGCTACCGTTGCTCCGAAGGAAGATGATGCGTCCACTACTGTGGCAAGCAATGAGGAGCTACGACTGGTAGTTTCCGAGTCAGTTGTTGCTACTGAACCGAAAGTTGCTGTACCGGAGACTGTAGCCGAGGTCCCTAAATCGGTGGAGGAACTGCCAGCGAGAAGTGTAGGCAATGAAACTGCCGCTAAAGCCGAAGAGCAGGAACCAGCCGGCAAATCTGTCGAGAGTGTTAAAGTCGAGGAAACTAAAGAGGAAAAAAGTGAGCCAAAGGCAGTGGCTATAGAATCGGAAGTCAAAACAGTGGTGGAGGAAATGTCGGAAAAGCTCACCGAGGAATTGAAAGCTGAAGTAGCTGCTGAACCGTCCCTAGTTCGTTCTGTCACCGAGGAAAAAGTCATGGCCGATCAGGTTGCCGTAAAAAGTGACGTCGAGCCTACCACAGAAAAGCAAACAGTGGTAGAGAAAGCTCAGGAATCGGTTGCTGCTGCCCCTGAAGTTGTGCCCGCATCAGCTGCTGACGAGCCTGTACCCCAAACGGAAGGCGTAGATGAGGTAAGGCCCACCAAAGTTCGTGCTGCTCCAATCGTCGAAGGTCTGAAGGTATCGCAACCGGTTGAGGCAGAACCGGCTACCGTCGCTAAGATTCACGTCACTGTTATCCAGGAAGAGGTAATGCTTGATGGTAAGAATGCCCCTCAGAAGGAAGCCGTGTCAGCGGACGAGCCAGCAGTGACAGaggtagaagaaaaaagcaccGAAGCTGCGACTACAACTACTGTTGCCGCCGAGCAGGAAGTGAAGAGCGAGACAAAGGCTTTGGAAACGGTTCCCGAAACGAAGGATGCAGTGAGCAATGATAAGCTAAGTGAAGTGAAGAGTGTGGATGGGGTAGTGGAATCCAAGGCAGAAGCTCCTAAACCCGCTGCAGTTAGCAAAGAAGCAGAAAGCAAATCGACACCCGAAGCCGTTGTGATCGTGATGCCAAGCGTAAAGTCCGAAGACGCTACCACGGTCGTTGCAGTTGCTGAGAACACTGATAAGCCCGCCGAAACCGCGGAAGACAAAGCTGTGCCGGAGGTACGCTCTGCCGGTGCTTCGGATGAGCTTCCCGAACCAGCCACGACAGCGAAAGCCGAGGAGCAGCAGGCAAAAGCCGCAGAAGGGAGTTCTCAGCCGGGTGCAAGTGAAAGCTCGGATACCGTTCAAGAAGACGCTCAGGATCAAAGTGACAGTGTCAGTACAACAGTGAGCATTGTCACGGAGCAGGATACTACTACGGTGAGCCCCGTTACCACCACCGAGCCAGAGTCCGTACCGACGCCGGCTAAGCAGAAGGCCAAGAAGCAAGTTCCGC CGAACCTTAAAGGATACAGCAAGCGTCTGAAGCTGCAGGAAGCGCAACGAAAGCAAAGCACCGACAGCGAGTAA
- the LOC121596419 gene encoding cell surface glycoprotein 1-like, which produces MIMTRVVEVLFLVLCCALVPRIQSAPQRSIDFLLGDEELQAVVKPIARDSPSTASAQEQTEAYEDDQQTEVQATVDPVENEQQTEEPQPTQSDAVDYTDEEQFTEDPQDELLDPITESPHEDEQNTTSAKNSPSTTPITTTSTTTKDTTTPATVAPTSSTTLDFVENNSSEEKLTTNPIVVPEREEQTTTESNEDSNQLAQDVNDFIHDLANEVRSSAGDKPQRPQQPKLSPPKYSTVLPTTLPERYDSKSVESNEDDDQVQLKVNPNDEQTTNGPSLTEDQFRTLFEKLPWIGQQRFPGYDQWQHQGFPQRSSWQHRDDRQRHYQSHGSDSFQGHGFHRSSWH; this is translated from the exons ATGATCATGACTCGTGTGGTGGAGGTGTTGTTTTTGGTGTTGTGCTGTGCTCTCGTGCCAAGAATTCAATCCGCTCCGCAGCGAAGCATTGACTTTCTGCTGGGTGATGAAGAACTGCAGGCGGTAGTAAAACCGATCGCACGAGATTCACCTTCTACGGCATCTGCACAGGAGCAAACGGAAGCGTATGAAGATGATCAACAGACCGAGGTGCAGGCAACGGTGGATCCGGTAGAGAATGAGCAGCAAACAGAAGAACCACAACCGACCCAATCTGATGCCGTAGATTATACCGATGAGGAACAATTTACAGAAGATCCACAGGATGAGCTGCTTGACCCGATCACAGAAAGCCCTCACGAAGATGAACAAAACACCACAAGTGCTAAAAATTCACCGTCAACAACACCGATCACTACCACGTCCACCACAACGAAGGATACAACAACTCCGGCTACGGTAGCCCCTACATCCTCAACAACTTTAGATTTTGTGGAAAATAATTCGTCGGAGGAAAAGTTGACGACCAATCCCATCGTTGTGCCTGAAAGAGAAGAACAAACCACAACCGAATCGAACGAGGACTCGAATCAGCTCGCTCAGGATGTGAACGACTTTATTCATGATCTGGCAAATGAAGTGCGATCGAGTGCAGGAGACAAGCCGCAGCGCCCACAACAACCGAAACTTAGCCCACCTAAGTACTCCACGGTACTGCCCACTACGCTACCGGAACGATACGACTCGAAATCGGTCGAAAGcaatgaagatgatgatcaGGTGCAGCTGAAAGTAAATCCGAACGACGAGCAGACGACCAACGGTCCTTCACTTACAGAGGATCAGTTCCGTACGCTGTTCGAAAAATTGCCTTGGATTGGTCAGCAGCGATTCCCAG GCTACGATCAATGGCAACATCAGGGTTTTCCGCAACGCTCCAGCTGGCAGCATCGTGACGATCGTCAACGACACTATCAAAGCCACGGTTCCGACAGCTTCCAAGGTCACGGATTTCACCGCAGCTCTTGGCATTGA